In the genome of Candidatus Thorarchaeota archaeon, one region contains:
- a CDS encoding pyridoxal-phosphate dependent enzyme: MLNVSSLLVDAIITLDDVLDAYGRVKGVAHNTPILTSRTIDQLTGAQVYFKCENFQRAGAFKFRGAYNTLSQMSAEEQKRGVITHSSGNHAQALALASSILGIKATVIMPENSARVKIEATRGYGAEVVLCEPTLEARERTTNEFIERHGYLLIHPYDNERIIAGAGTAAVELIHEVHELDVIMCPVGGGGLLSGTAIATKGLLPDTAVIAAEPENANDAYRGLKSGEWVPSVNPITIADGLRTSLGRINFPIIRKMVNDIITVSEEEIVDAMRLLWERMKLVVEPSGAVPLAGLLARKEVFSGKRIGILLSGGNIDLTDFFDLLRAKIRTI; this comes from the coding sequence ATGCTTAATGTATCGTCCCTGCTAGTAGACGCTATAATCACTCTTGATGATGTCTTAGACGCCTACGGACGAGTGAAAGGCGTTGCTCACAACACTCCTATCTTGACCTCGCGAACAATTGATCAATTGACCGGGGCGCAGGTCTATTTCAAGTGCGAGAACTTTCAAAGAGCTGGTGCCTTCAAATTCCGAGGCGCATACAACACTCTAAGTCAGATGAGTGCTGAAGAACAGAAGAGAGGGGTCATCACTCACTCCTCTGGCAACCATGCCCAAGCTCTGGCCTTGGCCTCTTCGATCTTGGGAATCAAGGCCACTGTGATCATGCCTGAAAACTCCGCACGTGTCAAGATCGAAGCTACAAGAGGGTATGGGGCCGAGGTCGTTCTGTGTGAACCCACACTTGAGGCTCGGGAGCGCACAACCAACGAATTCATCGAGCGTCATGGCTACTTGTTGATCCATCCCTATGATAACGAACGCATCATAGCTGGCGCTGGGACTGCTGCCGTTGAACTGATCCATGAAGTCCATGAACTTGATGTGATCATGTGTCCTGTCGGGGGTGGCGGTCTCCTCAGTGGAACTGCCATTGCCACTAAAGGCCTTCTTCCTGACACCGCTGTTATTGCAGCTGAACCCGAAAATGCAAATGATGCATATCGTGGTCTCAAGAGTGGCGAGTGGGTGCCGAGCGTAAATCCCATCACGATTGCCGACGGACTTAGAACCTCGCTGGGCCGAATCAATTTTCCAATCATCCGGAAGATGGTGAATGACATCATCACGGTCTCGGAGGAGGAGATCGTAGATGCGATGCGACTTCTCTGGGAGCGAATGAAGCTGGTTGTGGAACCATCGGGTGCAGTGCCTCTGGCTGGGCTTCTTGCAAGAAAAGAAGTGTTTTCTGGGAAAAGGATCGGAATACTTCTCAGCGGCGGAAACATTGACCTTACCGATTTCTTCGATCTATTGCGGGCGAAGATACGCACAATTTAG
- a CDS encoding nucleotidyltransferase domain-containing protein, with protein MATPEIDDLKQRLEWIIEIPGVDAVLLFGSHADGTDSSQSDIDICVVAPKITEPKKQSELLGRLWQRLNPDIYDVWLFEELPLYMKMSVITSHVVIACKDVPALFEYFYLFRKIWADQAHRQAIKF; from the coding sequence ATGGCTACACCAGAAATCGATGATCTAAAACAGAGACTTGAATGGATCATCGAGATTCCCGGCGTGGATGCGGTCTTACTATTTGGCTCCCATGCCGATGGAACTGATAGCTCTCAGAGTGACATCGATATTTGTGTTGTCGCACCTAAGATCACCGAACCAAAAAAACAATCGGAACTTCTAGGAAGACTTTGGCAACGCCTCAATCCTGATATTTACGATGTCTGGCTGTTTGAGGAACTTCCACTCTACATGAAGATGAGCGTCATTACCTCACATGTTGTGATCGCATGCAAGGATGTTCCAGCACTCTTCGAATATTTTTATTTATTTAGAAAAATATGGGCAGATCAGGCGCACAGACAAGCAATAAAATTCTGA
- a CDS encoding DUF86 domain-containing protein → MTKIAHARDRLNLTRRWLEDEYTLDDQKTVLAIEKAVQETIEATTDLLSMVLKDTSQPPLDDHTNIDRAVRLGVMSHEIGLAMHEANGLRNRLVHTYNGIDLSRVFESIERLIPKIKECLEMIEAWLHQKSMI, encoded by the coding sequence TTGACGAAGATAGCACACGCAAGGGATCGATTGAATCTTACTCGTAGATGGCTTGAAGATGAATATACACTTGACGATCAAAAGACAGTTCTAGCAATTGAAAAAGCTGTCCAAGAAACCATAGAAGCGACAACGGATTTACTATCAATGGTGCTAAAAGATACATCACAACCACCACTCGATGACCACACAAATATAGATAGAGCAGTCAGATTAGGTGTAATGAGCCACGAAATAGGACTAGCAATGCATGAAGCAAACGGGCTTCGGAACAGGCTTGTTCATACATACAACGGGATTGATCTCTCACGGGTGTTTGAGAGCATAGAACGATTAATTCCAAAGATTAAGGAATGTTTGGAGATGATAGAAGCATGGCTACACCAGAAATCGATGATCTAA
- a CDS encoding DsrE family protein has product MSDTEKLLITSTHGIDDPERCLLPFIVGNGALALDVDVTVFLLGSAVDLAVKGKAAEIEHLSGMPEPKKLIEDFFALGGKCLLCGPCSNHRGIKDEDLVEGAKIGGAAALVSLATEGATLGL; this is encoded by the coding sequence ATGAGCGACACGGAAAAATTACTCATAACCTCAACTCACGGAATAGACGATCCGGAGAGGTGCCTCTTGCCCTTTATTGTGGGGAACGGAGCCCTTGCCCTAGATGTTGATGTCACAGTGTTCCTGCTTGGGAGCGCCGTTGATCTCGCAGTGAAGGGTAAGGCCGCAGAGATCGAGCACCTCTCGGGAATGCCCGAGCCCAAGAAACTCATTGAAGATTTCTTTGCGCTTGGTGGAAAGTGTCTCCTCTGCGGACCCTGCAGCAATCATAGAGGTATCAAGGATGAAGACCTCGTTGAGGGTGCCAAGATCGGTGGTGCCGCAGCGCTGGTAAGTCTTGCTACCGAAGGAGCCACTCTCGGTCTCTAA
- a CDS encoding 4Fe-4S dicluster domain-containing protein, whose product MSVIELDPDLLQDIKKYGAFDVSACFNCGTCTAICPLSEEDGEFPRAIIRLAQLGAKEELIDSKELWLCYYCGQCSTTCPREAEPGEFMAAARRYAIAQNDVTHISRVLYKSKAAYTGFIALLSIVALWIMWPYADFNASLQAGINPTWIYFDPEFVHLGGLVAGGIFAVWMGLYFLGLFRHLMRQYKLYGPDSTGVSFLRKLWIWILSLIKVGFTEILYQRRYATDQDTSVPFRRRRWVLHMCMVWGFILLFASTVINWLTKPIELMVPITYPTHLLGITGGILLVYGATRTMIFHKRRHDDNYYGHTTFSDWVFLGLTNMLGISGFLLTIDIYIPLWQQWAAYVNITIPEWQTLAGYFIIFHLLIVGLYIVLAPLNKGAHAFYRPLTLWVYEYAKGIKAQTTPEEESYDEIPILT is encoded by the coding sequence GTGAGCGTCATTGAATTAGACCCCGATCTACTCCAAGACATTAAGAAATATGGAGCATTTGATGTCAGTGCCTGCTTTAATTGTGGCACCTGCACTGCCATCTGTCCCCTGTCCGAAGAAGACGGGGAATTCCCAAGAGCCATTATTCGTCTAGCACAACTTGGTGCCAAAGAGGAACTTATTGATTCCAAAGAGCTCTGGCTCTGCTACTACTGTGGACAGTGTTCGACCACTTGCCCAAGAGAGGCTGAGCCTGGCGAGTTTATGGCCGCTGCCAGAAGATACGCGATTGCCCAAAATGATGTGACCCACATCTCACGGGTACTATACAAATCAAAGGCTGCATACACAGGATTCATCGCACTCTTGTCAATAGTAGCTCTATGGATCATGTGGCCATATGCTGACTTTAATGCGTCACTACAGGCGGGTATCAATCCTACGTGGATCTATTTTGATCCGGAGTTCGTGCATCTTGGCGGACTTGTTGCCGGAGGAATTTTTGCAGTATGGATGGGTCTATACTTCTTAGGACTCTTCAGGCATCTGATGCGCCAGTACAAATTATACGGACCCGATTCGACAGGCGTATCATTTCTAAGGAAACTGTGGATATGGATCTTAAGCCTTATCAAAGTCGGTTTCACAGAGATCCTCTATCAACGCAGGTATGCCACGGATCAAGATACTAGTGTACCATTCAGAAGGCGACGTTGGGTTCTCCATATGTGCATGGTCTGGGGATTCATTCTCCTGTTCGCATCAACTGTCATCAACTGGCTGACAAAGCCAATTGAACTCATGGTCCCGATCACGTATCCCACCCACCTTCTAGGAATTACTGGCGGGATTCTACTTGTATATGGTGCGACAAGAACAATGATCTTCCATAAACGTAGACACGATGATAACTACTACGGACATACTACATTCTCTGACTGGGTATTTCTCGGATTGACCAATATGCTAGGAATCTCGGGATTTCTCCTCACCATAGACATCTACATTCCCCTATGGCAACAATGGGCGGCCTATGTCAACATCACCATTCCTGAATGGCAGACATTGGCGGGATACTTCATCATATTCCATCTGCTGATCGTGGGACTGTACATAGTACTTGCTCCACTGAACAAAGGAGCCCACGCCTTCTATCGTCCATTGACCCTTTGGGTCTATGAATATGCGAAGGGCATCAAAGCCCAGACCACCCCAGAAGAGGAGTCTTATGACGAGATTCCAATTCTGACCTAA
- a CDS encoding CoB--CoM heterodisulfide reductase iron-sulfur subunit A family protein, whose protein sequence is MTEEKKKSKEPLKIGVYVCHCGGNISDVVDVKRVAEEISHEKDVVVSKDYIFMCSDPGQELIAKDIKEQGLNRVIVASCSPDLHEATFMKVLDKTGLNKYLYMHVNIREQDSWVHSHEHEKATEKAIRLIRGAIAGVRHEKPLEPIMKDATKHALVIGGGISGITAALDLAERGIAVDLIEKQPFLGGRITQLTKLFPTDISAKEVIHDLIDRVKNNSRIKVRLNTEVISGSGSIGSFHVTLRTIPRGVQQIDNPEEVFEACPVEVPNEQDYGLTTRKAIYIKYPGAYPDQPAIDWKSCTKCGKCVEIAKGAGISLDDTPLEEELTVGAIIMATGFKPYEPAKGEFAYGETPFVVTLPEIISILEKIPEDQKEFVYKGKAIKNVTVIHCVGSRQIEGVHEPKDGRLNTYCSRYCCTANLRVANELKDRFPKIHVYDLFRDIRTHGIGHEAYYINASKKDVIFLKYPNEEPPIITIENEKITIQTKDLLFKGREVRASADLVVLVVGMEPEPIQDLIKIFSLPTGKDGFLQEVHPKLKPVESSVDGIFIAGTAQAPMDSTESIASASAAASKAANILTKDQIALNPFIAEVDYDRCEGHALCVPECPYGAISLTESGGKKKAKVEPSLCVGCGACVPVCPTRAITLKGWDLEKYEDMVAAMIKEVE, encoded by the coding sequence ATGACTGAAGAGAAAAAGAAATCAAAAGAGCCCCTGAAAATTGGAGTGTACGTCTGCCACTGTGGTGGTAACATCTCTGACGTTGTGGATGTCAAGCGAGTAGCTGAAGAGATCTCTCATGAGAAAGATGTTGTGGTCTCCAAGGACTACATCTTCATGTGTTCGGATCCGGGACAAGAACTGATTGCAAAAGACATCAAGGAACAGGGCCTCAATCGAGTCATCGTAGCATCATGTTCACCAGATCTTCACGAGGCCACGTTCATGAAGGTCTTGGACAAGACCGGTCTCAACAAGTATCTGTACATGCATGTGAACATTCGAGAGCAGGACAGCTGGGTGCATTCACATGAACATGAGAAGGCGACCGAGAAAGCAATTCGCCTGATTCGCGGAGCAATCGCAGGAGTTCGTCATGAGAAACCACTTGAACCGATCATGAAGGATGCTACAAAGCATGCCCTCGTCATTGGTGGTGGAATCAGTGGGATCACTGCGGCACTCGACCTTGCAGAGCGAGGAATTGCAGTAGACCTGATCGAGAAACAGCCGTTCTTGGGAGGACGCATCACACAGTTGACAAAGCTCTTTCCCACTGACATCTCAGCGAAAGAGGTCATTCACGATCTGATTGACAGAGTCAAAAACAACTCACGGATCAAAGTTCGTTTGAACACTGAAGTCATCAGTGGGTCGGGATCCATTGGTTCATTCCACGTGACCCTGCGGACCATCCCACGTGGCGTTCAGCAAATTGACAATCCTGAAGAGGTCTTTGAGGCCTGTCCTGTAGAAGTTCCTAACGAACAAGACTACGGACTGACGACAAGAAAGGCGATTTATATTAAATATCCCGGCGCATATCCCGACCAGCCAGCCATAGACTGGAAGAGTTGCACCAAGTGCGGCAAATGTGTCGAGATCGCAAAGGGGGCAGGGATCTCTCTTGATGACACCCCACTGGAGGAGGAACTCACAGTTGGTGCGATCATCATGGCAACCGGGTTCAAACCGTACGAACCTGCAAAGGGCGAGTTCGCCTATGGAGAGACGCCATTTGTTGTCACCCTGCCGGAGATAATTAGCATTCTTGAAAAGATTCCCGAGGACCAGAAAGAGTTCGTGTACAAGGGAAAGGCCATCAAGAATGTCACAGTGATCCATTGTGTCGGAAGCCGACAGATCGAGGGAGTTCACGAGCCCAAAGATGGACGACTGAACACGTACTGCTCAAGATATTGTTGCACTGCGAACCTTCGTGTCGCAAATGAGCTCAAGGACAGATTCCCGAAAATCCATGTCTATGATCTCTTCAGAGACATTCGGACACATGGCATTGGCCATGAGGCATATTATATTAATGCGAGCAAGAAAGACGTGATCTTCCTCAAGTATCCTAATGAGGAGCCTCCAATCATCACCATTGAGAACGAGAAGATCACGATACAGACAAAGGACTTGCTCTTCAAGGGCCGCGAGGTCAGAGCCTCGGCGGACCTCGTGGTATTGGTCGTGGGGATGGAACCCGAACCCATTCAAGACCTCATCAAGATCTTCTCACTCCCCACCGGAAAAGATGGATTCTTACAAGAGGTGCATCCCAAGCTCAAACCTGTCGAGTCCTCAGTGGATGGAATCTTCATTGCCGGCACCGCACAGGCACCCATGGACTCCACCGAGTCTATTGCGTCAGCGTCTGCTGCTGCCAGCAAGGCCGCAAACATCCTCACCAAGGACCAGATTGCACTCAACCCATTCATTGCAGAAGTCGATTATGACAGATGTGAAGGACACGCGCTCTGTGTTCCGGAATGCCCATACGGAGCCATCTCATTGACCGAGAGCGGTGGCAAGAAGAAGGCCAAGGTCGAGCCATCCCTATGTGTGGGATGCGGAGCCTGTGTACCAGTCTGTCCGACCCGAGCAATAACCCTGAAGGGATGGGATCTTGAGAAGTACGAAGACATGGTAGCCGCGATGATAAAGGAGGTTGAATAA
- a CDS encoding CoB--CoM heterodisulfide reductase iron-sulfur subunit A family protein has product MENLKKYDAIVIGAGIAGMQCAVDLANQDYQVLLIEKKSSIGGTMIQLSKVFPTLDCASCITTPKMSETYKHPNITTMTLAEVTKIERRDDDRFTVKIHERPRYVHLDPCTGCNECAEVCPVYVIDDYDMNLGIRKAVGVPFANALPPKAVLHEDECIFCGRCATVCPTDAIDYSMLPQDHEFDAGTVILATGLLETPIIKEEYGGGQFKNVITGKQMERILAPHGPYGGIMRPSDGKLPLSIAYIQCAGSRDLSIGIPYCSRVCCMYAAKQAMLLSAAAPLADITIYYMDIRAFGKGYEEFVEDAKAMGVSFIRGKVAKITEKENGDLTVRIEVFDEDGGIREFDHELVVLSIGLVPKWNPKGIVDVAMDQYGFIRSANPNENPSATNIPGVYVAGVANGPMDIVDSIKSGSAAAMKASIYLNGGAREPAKVVKLVEIETK; this is encoded by the coding sequence GTGGAGAATTTGAAAAAATACGACGCGATAGTAATAGGTGCAGGCATTGCAGGAATGCAATGTGCAGTAGATCTAGCAAATCAGGATTATCAGGTACTGCTTATTGAAAAGAAGAGCAGCATCGGAGGAACAATGATACAATTGTCCAAGGTATTCCCGACCTTGGATTGTGCGAGCTGTATCACGACACCGAAGATGTCAGAAACGTACAAGCATCCGAACATCACGACCATGACCCTTGCAGAGGTCACTAAGATCGAACGACGGGACGATGACCGGTTCACGGTGAAGATCCATGAACGGCCACGGTACGTCCACTTGGACCCGTGCACAGGATGTAACGAATGTGCGGAAGTCTGCCCGGTATACGTCATTGATGATTATGATATGAACCTCGGAATCAGAAAAGCAGTAGGTGTGCCTTTTGCAAATGCTCTGCCACCAAAAGCGGTCTTGCATGAGGACGAATGCATCTTTTGTGGAAGATGCGCCACGGTCTGCCCGACTGATGCGATCGACTACTCAATGCTTCCACAAGACCATGAGTTCGATGCAGGCACAGTCATTCTGGCAACTGGACTACTTGAGACCCCCATTATCAAAGAAGAATATGGTGGTGGCCAATTCAAGAATGTCATCACTGGAAAGCAGATGGAGCGAATACTTGCGCCTCATGGTCCGTACGGTGGGATCATGAGACCCAGTGACGGTAAACTGCCTCTATCAATTGCATATATCCAATGTGCTGGGTCTCGTGACTTGTCAATTGGCATTCCATACTGTTCACGAGTCTGCTGCATGTACGCAGCAAAGCAAGCAATGCTCCTGTCCGCTGCCGCACCTCTTGCAGACATCACGATCTACTACATGGACATCCGAGCCTTTGGTAAGGGCTACGAAGAATTTGTTGAAGATGCAAAGGCGATGGGTGTAAGCTTCATTCGTGGAAAGGTCGCCAAGATCACAGAGAAAGAGAACGGGGACCTGACCGTTCGGATCGAAGTATTTGATGAGGATGGTGGCATCCGAGAGTTCGATCACGAGCTGGTTGTTCTCTCCATCGGGCTGGTGCCCAAGTGGAATCCTAAGGGAATTGTGGATGTTGCCATGGATCAATACGGCTTCATCAGAAGTGCAAATCCCAATGAGAATCCCTCGGCCACAAACATTCCCGGCGTCTATGTTGCAGGAGTGGCAAATGGACCAATGGACATTGTTGACTCGATCAAGAGCGGTAGTGCTGCTGCAATGAAGGCTTCAATCTATCTGAATGGCGGAGCACGGGAACCGGCAAAGGTCGTCAAGCTAGTAGAGATCGAGACCAAGTAG
- a CDS encoding hydrogenase iron-sulfur subunit: MVTQLNLLKDEPKILIIATLACSYPGIDNAGQGHKEYPASTFVIRIPDPVIFPEEFYIQAFKEGYDGILIASCGDESPFKDSYKKLAARIDRTYQLMQKEGIEIERLRLTAICTVCADAFVKQVKQMYETLLELKKKKASTS, from the coding sequence ATGGTCACGCAATTGAATCTGCTCAAAGATGAACCAAAAATTCTGATCATTGCCACGCTGGCTTGTTCGTACCCCGGCATTGACAATGCAGGACAAGGACACAAAGAATACCCGGCCAGTACGTTCGTAATTCGAATACCCGATCCGGTCATCTTTCCTGAAGAGTTCTATATCCAAGCCTTCAAGGAAGGCTACGATGGTATTCTCATCGCGTCATGTGGTGATGAGAGCCCGTTCAAGGACTCCTACAAGAAACTGGCTGCGCGAATTGATCGCACGTATCAACTCATGCAGAAAGAGGGTATTGAGATCGAACGACTACGACTGACTGCAATATGTACAGTTTGCGCTGATGCTTTTGTTAAGCAAGTGAAGCAAATGTATGAGACATTACTTGAACTGAAAAAGAAAAAGGCCTCGACAAGCTAG
- a CDS encoding sulfurtransferase TusA family protein — translation MTDEIKADYVADARGSACPGPLLEAKKSMSKIKVGQIVEVRSNDPGTKRDLPIWVKKAGHEIIGIKEGTGFFSIFIRRKK, via the coding sequence ATGACTGACGAAATAAAAGCTGATTATGTGGCAGATGCCAGAGGCTCGGCATGTCCAGGTCCTCTGCTCGAGGCAAAGAAGTCCATGTCCAAGATAAAGGTTGGACAGATCGTTGAGGTCCGTTCCAATGATCCAGGAACCAAGAGAGACCTGCCCATCTGGGTAAAGAAAGCAGGCCACGAAATCATCGGGATAAAAGAGGGTACTGGCTTCTTCAGCATCTTCATCCGACGAAAGAAGTAA
- a CDS encoding thioredoxin family protein, whose amino-acid sequence MSEDDELAEIRRRKMEMLMRQASQPAKPKVAEPLANGQVNILTDATFWPTIQQTKIALIDFFGEWCRPCQALAPIMIELARVYSGKAFFGKIDIDKNPRTTQQFNVQSVPIIHVFENGRPLTSILGLRQYADYDSIIRQLLARHGVE is encoded by the coding sequence ATGTCAGAAGACGATGAACTAGCAGAGATCCGAAGACGAAAAATGGAGATGCTCATGCGACAGGCCAGCCAGCCAGCAAAACCAAAAGTGGCTGAACCGCTTGCCAATGGCCAAGTGAACATACTCACCGACGCCACATTCTGGCCCACGATCCAACAGACCAAGATAGCGTTGATTGATTTCTTCGGGGAATGGTGTCGCCCCTGCCAAGCACTTGCTCCAATAATGATCGAGCTTGCAAGGGTATATTCGGGAAAGGCATTCTTTGGAAAGATCGACATTGACAAAAATCCGCGGACCACACAACAGTTTAACGTGCAGTCGGTCCCAATAATTCATGTCTTCGAGAATGGAAGACCCCTCACCAGCATTTTGGGCCTCCGACAATACGCGGATTACGATTCGATCATCAGACAATTGCTGGCACGTCATGGTGTCGAATAA
- a CDS encoding M3 family oligoendopeptidase: MTIEEMRWDLSHLVKDTSPDAIKKELEAAVEDAQKFRDKYYGKIEGFGPKELIELLEENDKFQLKYEGPFMYCGLMYAADSTDNVAKQLFDSSQMAGMRFRQILAFMELELGKLLAKKPELVNDPTLAEYKHYLERIVRRIPHMLSEKEEQLIITKDRNGIDAWSRLQGDWLSTRTFEIEIDGEKKVMPYGEIIGLYQHPDREIRRKANQVVYAGLGKDELIWASAVRSICSDHLQMCEWRKYESPMEPSLIANDVDQATIDSLMRTIENNVDLYRDYLRLKAKLMGLNKLGNWDIVAPLPNAPEIKYSWDDARNEVISSYRSFDEQIGDWVNEMFEKRHIDGEVRNGKRSGAFCASWLDGKSAYILLSFNGKLGDIYTLAHENGHAVHDYLMSRNQKPSNAEVGACIAECGSIFGELLMTDRLLAKAKTKEEKQAVLATVLDEFGMAAFQVSARVFFEQSMYDTIKEGGFLDGETVAKLWVAGRDKIYGDAVEWLPEMKWEWTMKVHYYIPRFRFYNYPYVFAQLFVFSLYRLYKEQGKDFVPKLKALLSAGSSKAPRELGKELGFDIATEEFWQKGMDQARDFVEMLKETME; this comes from the coding sequence ATGACCATTGAAGAGATGAGATGGGATCTATCGCATCTGGTAAAGGACACAAGCCCTGATGCGATCAAAAAAGAACTCGAGGCCGCTGTTGAAGACGCGCAGAAGTTCCGTGACAAGTACTACGGCAAGATCGAGGGGTTTGGACCCAAGGAGCTGATTGAACTTCTCGAAGAGAATGACAAATTCCAGCTCAAGTATGAAGGGCCCTTCATGTACTGCGGACTGATGTATGCTGCTGACTCAACAGATAACGTAGCCAAGCAATTATTTGATAGTTCACAGATGGCAGGGATGCGGTTCAGGCAGATCTTGGCATTTATGGAACTCGAACTTGGGAAACTGCTTGCGAAAAAACCAGAGTTGGTGAATGATCCCACGCTGGCAGAGTACAAACACTACCTTGAACGGATCGTTCGACGGATTCCTCATATGCTCTCTGAGAAAGAAGAACAACTGATTATTACAAAGGACAGGAACGGAATCGATGCATGGTCACGACTTCAAGGCGATTGGCTATCGACACGCACCTTTGAGATTGAGATTGACGGTGAGAAAAAGGTCATGCCCTACGGTGAGATTATTGGCCTATATCAGCATCCTGATCGTGAGATTCGACGTAAGGCGAATCAGGTCGTCTATGCAGGTCTCGGAAAGGATGAACTGATCTGGGCGAGTGCCGTTCGTTCTATCTGTTCTGACCATCTGCAGATGTGTGAGTGGCGCAAGTACGAGAGTCCTATGGAGCCGAGTCTCATAGCCAATGATGTGGACCAGGCGACCATTGATAGTCTTATGCGTACTATCGAGAACAATGTAGACCTTTACCGCGACTACCTCAGGCTGAAGGCCAAGCTCATGGGATTGAACAAGCTTGGAAACTGGGACATTGTCGCGCCCTTGCCCAATGCACCTGAGATCAAGTATTCTTGGGATGATGCTCGCAATGAGGTCATCAGTTCCTATAGAAGCTTTGATGAGCAGATTGGTGACTGGGTCAATGAGATGTTTGAAAAGCGGCATATTGATGGGGAAGTACGAAATGGCAAACGTTCTGGAGCCTTCTGCGCTTCATGGCTGGATGGTAAGAGCGCATACATACTTCTCAGCTTCAATGGTAAGCTTGGAGATATCTACACACTAGCCCATGAGAACGGTCACGCTGTTCACGACTACTTGATGAGCAGAAACCAAAAGCCCTCGAATGCAGAGGTGGGTGCTTGTATTGCCGAGTGCGGCTCGATCTTTGGTGAACTGCTGATGACCGATCGGCTACTTGCAAAAGCAAAGACCAAGGAAGAGAAACAGGCAGTACTTGCTACAGTGCTGGATGAGTTCGGCATGGCAGCATTTCAGGTCTCAGCAAGAGTGTTCTTTGAACAGAGCATGTACGATACTATCAAAGAGGGTGGCTTCCTTGATGGTGAAACAGTTGCAAAACTCTGGGTCGCAGGTCGCGATAAGATCTATGGTGATGCCGTCGAATGGCTACCTGAGATGAAATGGGAGTGGACCATGAAGGTTCATTACTACATTCCTCGGTTTAGATTCTATAACTATCCGTACGTCTTCGCTCAACTCTTTGTGTTCTCACTCTATCGGCTTTACAAAGAGCAGGGCAAGGACTTTGTTCCTAAACTCAAGGCGCTTCTCAGTGCTGGCTCAAGCAAGGCTCCACGCGAACTTGGAAAGGAGCTTGGCTTTGACATTGCCACCGAGGAGTTCTGGCAGAAGGGTATGGATCAGGCTCGTGACTTTGTAGAGATGCTCAAGGAAACAATGGAGTAA